The following coding sequences lie in one Spinacia oleracea cultivar Varoflay chromosome 1, BTI_SOV_V1, whole genome shotgun sequence genomic window:
- the LOC110798693 gene encoding uncharacterized protein yields the protein MDCTSSPWISGTFTLSPPRPPLSLSSSSSSFRFFCGSQFSAKDLRFVLHDSLHFSGTDITHAKAARDGFTSQIRNLSEIERETSICINKGVELGKTALYIAAEDDALMSHSSVPLPVDAFLERLDNLSTSYCPHYRSSLASSPEDLLDSVERYLYITKGFRRTTAGSNPSTKDYYLHSVLAQRCGSVAILSLIYSEVLKMLQLWGVINFDVEIYHPRDISSLPRAYNKKKGKESDQKHIMTSESLLVEILRNLKNTYWPFQQNPTESLFLRAAIAANCVNSGFEHASAKAAQHRLDRGVWTSVLFGDMRRALSACERLILLEANSEELRDYAVLLYHCSYYEEALQYLKFYSEVKKTSDSLNKPAENDAVEKLIVRLNLIMMEDGWKRPSASFFRNNSEPW from the exons ATGGATTGTACATCTTCTCCATGGATTTCTGGAACCTTCACCCTCTCTCCTCCGCGAcctccactttctctctcttcatcatcttcttctttccGATTTTTCTGCGGCTCCCAATTCTCAGCTAAAGACCTCAGATTTGTGCTCCATGATTCTCTTCATTTTTCCGGAACTGACATCACTCATGCAAAG GCTGCAAGAGATGGCTTTACTTCACAGATTCGGAATTTGTCTGAAATCGAGAGAGAAACTAGCATTTGTATTAATAAAGGTGTGGAGCTAGGAAAAACAGCTCTATATATTGCTGCAGAAGATGACGCCCTCATGTCTCACTCTTCTGTACCTCTTCCTGTCGATGCTTTCTTGGAGAGACTGGATAACCTTTCTACAAGCTATTGTCCTCATTATCGTTCTTCATTAGCTTCATCGCCAGAGGATCTCTTGGACAGCGTAGAGAGGTACTTGTACATAACAAAG GGTTTTAGGAGAACAACTGCAGGTTCTAACCCTTCAACAAAAGACTATTATCTTCACTCG GTTCTAGCACAGCGTTGTGGTTCTGTTGCTATCCTATCTCTTATTTATTCAGAGGTCCTCAAAATGCTGCAGCTTTGGGGTGTGATAAATTTTGATGTTGAAATATATCACCCACGTGATATCTCAAGTCTCCCTAGAGCCTATAATAAGAAGAAAGGCAAAGAATCTGATCAAAAACACATAATGACATCAGAATCTTTGCTAGTGGAG ATCTTGAGAAATTTGAAGAATACTTATTGGCCATTTCAACAGAATCCAACAGAGAGTTTGTTTTTAAGGGCAGCAATTGCAGCCAATTGCGTAAACAG TGGTTTTGAACATGCATCTGCCAAGGCTGCCCAACATAGGCTAGATCGTGGTGTTTGGACTAGTGTGCTTTTTGGGGACATGAGGCGTGCATTATCCG CGTGTGAACGTCTAATCCTTCTGGAAGCCAATTCTGAGGAGTTGAGAGATTATGCTGTTCTTCTGTACCATTGTAGCTACTATGAGGAGGCATTGCAGTACTTGAAATTCTACAGTGAAGTAAAG AAAACATCAGATTCATTGAACAAACCAGCAGAAAATGATGCTGTTGAAAAACTCATAGTCCGGCTTAACCTTATTATGATGGAAGATGGTTGGAAGAGACCCTCAGCAAGTTTCTTTCGTAACAATTCTGAGCCATGGTAG
- the LOC110798697 gene encoding phosphatidylinositol 4-phosphate 5-kinase 6, with protein MNKDFGGIFKFKVKKTSALVVKRRTKTSSIFASMSVAHVDDEDLAATGTGTRPGPGEVYRGETVFNNGDFYTGQWVDNLPQGQGKYLWNDGCMYVGEWQKGKTMGKGRFTWPSGATYEGDFKRGYMDGIGTYTNSNEDSYKGFWSMNSKHGKGTENFANGDSYEGEWIKGMQEGQGKYQWANGNFYLGQWKNGVFHGNGSLSFTNGNKFEGYWEEGYPKGEGTYKWEDGSCYVGVWSIEPSEQSVTYYAANNSSDNGDGDWDPQDLFNVDMNDCKIYPGEEITIFPSQKAINWPSFNGKTIKKLVDIRGSKAGTWDFGHDGSANGLNRRSGDRLDSSMPRNFRPILLPKTIKKQGETICRGHKNYELMLNLQLGIRHSVGRPGPPVKRDLKSSAFDPKEKVWTKFPPEGSKHTPPHPSCDFKWKDYCPLVFRTLRTLFKVDAADYMLSICGNDALRELSSPGKSGSFFYLTHDDKYMIKTMKKSEVKVLLRMLRAYYNHVRTFEDTLVTRFYGLHCVKLTGATQKKVRFVIMGNLFCTEYAIHRRFDLKGSSHGRTTDKPDSEIDPTTTLKDLDLNYIFRLQRFWFQEFCRQVDRDCDFLEQERIMDYSLLVGLHFRDSGAKNAEGKEDSNSCDLIAPRLSKVNETDKLVFDPNQWASIRLGINMPARAELTLRKSVEGEAQAVEATGECYDVIIFFGIIDILQDYDISKKLEHAYKAFQYDATSISAVDPRQYSKRFRDFIYKVFAEDG; from the exons ATGAACAAAGATTTTGGTGgtattttcaagttcaaggtaAAGAAAACAAGCGCATTAGTAGTAAAAAGGAGGACAAAAACCAGCAGCATATTTGCATCAATGTCAGTTGCCCACGTGGACGACGAGGACCTCGCCGCCACAGGGACCGGGACTAGACCCGGGCCAGGGGAGGTGTATCGTGGCGAGACGGTGTTCAACAATGGAGATTTCTATACAGGTCAGTGGGTTGATAATCTTCCACAAGGTCAAGGTAAGTATTTGTGGAATGATGGTTGTATGTATGTAGGTGAATGGCAAAAGGGTAAAACTATGGGTAAAGGTAGATTTACATGGCCTTCAGGAGCAACTTATGAAGGGGATTTCAAAAGAGGTTATATGGATGGAATTGGAACTTATACAAATTCAAATGAAGATTCTTATAAAGGATTTTGGTCAATGAATTCTAAACATGGGAAAGGTACCGAAAACTTTGCAAATGGGGATTCTTATGAAGGTGAATGGATCAAAGGAATGCAAGAAGGTCAAGGGAAGTATCAATGGGCAAATGGGAATTTTTATCTAGGTCAAtggaaaaatggagtttttcaTGGAAATGGGTCTTTATCTTTTACTAATGGGAATAAGTTTGAAGGTTATTGGGAAGAAGGGTATCCTAAAGGAGAAGGTACCTACAAATGGGAAGATGGTAGTTGTTATGTTGGTGTTTGGAGTATTGAACCTAGCGAACAAAGTGTTACATATTACGCAGCAAACAATTCATCCGATAATGGAGATGGTGATTGGGATCCTCAAGATTTATTTAATGTTGATATGAACGACTGCAAGATTTATCCAGGAGAGGAGATCACCATATTTCCATCACAAAAGGCAATAAACTGGCCTAGTTTCAATGGAAAGACAATAAAGAAATTGGTTGATATTAGGGGATCCAAAGCAGGAACATGGGATTTTGGTCATGATGGTTCTGCTAATGGTTTAAATAGGAGAAGTGGAGACCGTTTGGATAGTTCCATGCCACGGAACTTTCGACCTATCCTACTTCCAAAGACCATCAAGAAGCAAGGGGAGACTATCTGCAGGGGCCATAAAAATTACGAGTTGATGCTAAACTTGCAGCTAGGAataag ACATTCTGTAGGAAGACCAGGGCCACCAGTAAAGCGTGACTTGAAGTCTTCGGCTTTTGATCCCAAAGAAAAAGTTTGGACGAAATTCCCACCAGAAGGATCCAAGCACACTCCTCCCCACCCATCCTGTGATTTCAAATGGAAGGACTATTGTCCTTTGGTTTTCAG GACCCTAAGGACACTGTTCAAAGTTGATGCAGCTGATTATATGTTATCGATTTGTGGGAATGATGCTCTTCGGGAACTTTCATCTCCGGGGAAGAGTGGAAGCTTCTTTTACTTAACCCATGATGACAAGTATATGATTAAGACGATGAAGAAGTCCGAAGTAAAA GTTCTCCTGAGGATGCTTCGAGCTTATTATAACCATGTTCGCACCTTTGAAGACACCTTAGTTACCAGGTTCTATGGTCTTCACTGTGTGAAGTTGACAGGAGCAACACAAAAGAAA GTACGATTTGTTATAATGGGAAATCTCTTTTGTACCGAGTATGCCATTCACCGCCGGTTTGATTTAAAAGGTTCTTCGCATGGACGTACAACTGATAAACCTGACTCAGAAATCGACCCAACTACCACCCTTAAAGATCTAGATCTTAATTATATCTTCCGACTGCAGAGATTTTGGTTCCAAGAGTTCTGCAG GCAAGTAGACAGGGACTGTGACTTCCTCGAGCAGGAGAGAATTATGGATTATAGTCTTTTAGTTGGTTTACACTTTCGAGATTCTGGTGCAAAAAATGCAGAAG GGAAAGAAGACAGTAATAGTTGTGACCTGATAGCGCCTCGACTTTCAAAAGTAAATGAAACAGATAAACTAGTTTTTGATCCTAACCA GTGGGCATCGATTCGATTAGGAATCAACATGCCAGCAAGGGCAGAACTGACATTACGAAAATCAGTTGAGGGTGAGGCTCAGGCAGTAGAAGCAACAGGAGAGTGCTACGATGTTATCATCTTCTTCGGAATAATTGACATTTTACAAGACTATGATATCAGTAAAAAGCTAGAGCACGCATATAAGGCTTTCCAATATGATGCTACTTCTATATCTGCTGTTGATCCTAGGCAGTACTCTAAACGTTTCCGGGATTTCATATACAAGGTTTTTGCAGAAGATGGGTAG